The following are from one region of the Paenibacillus sabinae T27 genome:
- the rpoE gene encoding DNA-directed RNA polymerase subunit delta: MSTPLNLKLDPEKIKEMPMVDLAFLILKAANTPFYYRDLMAEVAKLRGMTEEEINDTIAQLYTEINIDGRFACVGTNLWGLKRWYPLERSDDPIGNSKRPRIINDEDDDLDDEDFAEEEDSYSGDDDDFDVIDEDRDDLYSDDDSEDEVDEEVVMDDEDLDDEDLDEEDSEEESEDDDQEEEEDDKY, translated from the coding sequence GTGAGTACGCCACTTAATTTGAAGCTGGATCCTGAAAAAATCAAAGAAATGCCGATGGTGGACCTGGCGTTTCTGATTCTGAAAGCGGCCAATACGCCGTTCTATTACCGTGATCTGATGGCCGAAGTGGCCAAGCTGCGCGGAATGACCGAAGAAGAGATTAACGATACGATTGCCCAGTTATATACCGAAATTAATATCGACGGGCGTTTTGCCTGTGTCGGAACCAACCTGTGGGGTCTGAAACGCTGGTATCCGCTGGAGCGCTCCGACGATCCGATCGGCAACTCCAAGCGTCCGCGCATCATCAATGATGAAGACGACGATCTGGACGATGAAGATTTCGCCGAGGAAGAGGATTCCTATTCCGGCGATGATGATGACTTCGACGTGATCGACGAAGACCGTGACGATCTGTACTCCGATGATGACAGCGAGGATGAAGTCGACGAAGAAGTCGTTATGGATGATGAAGACCTCGATGATGAGGATCTGGACGAAGAAGACTCCGAGGAAGAGAGCGAAGACGACGACCAGGAAGAGGAAGAAGACGACAAATATTAA
- a CDS encoding radical SAM protein, with amino-acid sequence MHLVYADGQGNVYDHPELHGLARSGDMIVELLEEELIPLPEGATLSLLPNTRAVGMNPATGEMLRLPEGSQAVGALLPQGYTRLCLPGYVKTDKSYKLPLFGYTAVVWKDGGFYVAAEKTDDPFKWNPLNCDRAAVRSGVAALTAKYPENRLYGHLSNCALGYECLTSSNTFLSRWEGGVPVSYSCNAGCFGCISEQPDDSGFVSPQTRMNFRPRVDEIVQVMLEHLKTPESIISFGQGCEGEPSTQAKLIIEAIREVRSITDMGYININTNAGLSDHIRGIVDAGLDLMRVSTISALDDHYNAYYKPRGYSLASVEKSLKYASSQGVYASINYLVFPGVTDREEEVEAMVEFVRRTGLKLIQMRNLNIDPESYLELIPPPQGEVLGMKTMLDIFREELPEVVIGSYTHVPPTGEARTKRAIARL; translated from the coding sequence ATGCATTTGGTATATGCCGACGGGCAAGGAAACGTATACGATCATCCCGAGCTGCATGGACTCGCCCGCAGCGGGGATATGATTGTCGAACTGTTGGAAGAAGAACTGATTCCGCTGCCGGAAGGGGCGACGCTTTCTCTTCTGCCGAATACGAGAGCCGTCGGAATGAACCCGGCCACCGGAGAGATGCTGCGGCTGCCGGAAGGCTCGCAGGCGGTAGGAGCGCTGCTTCCGCAGGGCTATACCCGCCTCTGTCTGCCGGGATATGTCAAGACGGATAAGTCCTACAAGCTGCCGCTGTTCGGTTATACGGCCGTCGTATGGAAAGACGGGGGCTTCTATGTGGCCGCAGAGAAGACGGATGACCCTTTCAAGTGGAATCCGCTTAACTGCGACCGCGCTGCGGTTCGCAGCGGGGTGGCCGCCTTGACCGCCAAATATCCGGAGAACCGGCTGTACGGGCATCTTTCGAACTGTGCGCTCGGCTATGAGTGCCTGACGTCCTCGAATACCTTTCTGAGCCGCTGGGAAGGCGGCGTGCCCGTGTCGTATTCATGCAACGCCGGCTGCTTCGGCTGCATTTCCGAGCAGCCGGATGACAGCGGCTTTGTCTCGCCGCAGACGCGGATGAATTTCCGGCCGAGAGTGGACGAGATTGTACAGGTGATGCTGGAGCATCTGAAGACGCCGGAATCCATTATCAGCTTCGGCCAGGGCTGCGAAGGCGAGCCGTCAACGCAGGCGAAGCTGATTATAGAGGCGATCCGGGAAGTCCGGTCGATTACAGATATGGGGTACATCAACATCAATACCAACGCCGGCCTGAGTGATCATATCCGCGGGATTGTCGACGCCGGACTGGATTTGATGCGCGTCAGCACGATCAGCGCGCTGGACGATCACTACAACGCCTATTACAAGCCGCGCGGCTATTCTCTGGCTAGTGTGGAGAAGTCGCTGAAATATGCATCCTCCCAGGGCGTGTACGCCTCGATCAACTATCTTGTATTTCCGGGAGTCACCGACCGGGAAGAAGAGGTTGAGGCCATGGTCGAATTTGTCAGACGCACCGGGCTCAAGCTGATCCAGATGCGCAATCTTAATATTGACCCCGAGAGCTATCTTGAGCTGATTCCTCCGCCGCAGGGTGAGGTTCTGGGTATGAAGACGATGCTCGATATTTTCCGTGAGGAATTGCCCGAAGTAGTTATCGGCTCGTACACGCATGTTCCTCCTACAGGAGAAGCCCGGACGAAAAGAGCGATTGCCCGCTTGTAG
- a CDS encoding UDP-N-acetylglucosamine 1-carboxyvinyltransferase, whose protein sequence is MEKLMIGGGRPLQGMVTISGAKNSAIALIPAAILAESEVVLDNLPSLSDVAVYSEILQELGAKVVWSDSQMRIDPSQIISIPMPNGPVKKLRASYYMMGALLGRFKEATIGLPGGCNFEPRPIDQHIKGFEALGATVTNEHGAIHLYAKELRGAKIYLDVSSVGATINIMLAASRAKGSTIIENAAKEPEIIDVATLLNSMGAIIKGAGTETIRIEGVPEMHGCRHSIIPDRIQAGTYMIAAAATRGNVLIDNVIPKHLEALTAKLLEMGVEVEELDESIRVIGKAVYEPADVKALVYPGFATDLQSPMTTMLTQAKGVSVLSDFVYSNRFKHVPELLRMGAKIRVEGRSAIIEGNKLNAAKVRAADLRAGAALVIAGLTVEDGITEVTGVEYIDRGYDNLVPNLRELGAEVWREEE, encoded by the coding sequence ATGGAAAAATTAATGATTGGCGGTGGGCGTCCGCTGCAAGGCATGGTGACGATCAGCGGTGCAAAGAACAGTGCGATTGCGCTCATACCTGCGGCGATTTTGGCTGAATCGGAAGTTGTTCTGGATAACTTGCCCTCCCTTAGCGATGTGGCCGTCTATTCTGAAATTCTGCAAGAGCTTGGCGCCAAAGTAGTCTGGTCGGACAGCCAGATGAGAATCGATCCTTCCCAAATTATATCCATTCCTATGCCCAACGGTCCTGTCAAGAAGCTTCGGGCTTCTTATTACATGATGGGAGCGCTTCTGGGACGCTTCAAAGAAGCGACCATCGGACTTCCCGGAGGCTGCAATTTCGAACCGAGACCAATCGATCAGCATATCAAGGGATTTGAGGCGCTGGGGGCGACCGTCACCAACGAACATGGTGCCATTCACCTCTATGCCAAAGAGCTGCGCGGAGCAAAGATTTACCTTGACGTATCCAGCGTCGGCGCGACAATTAACATTATGCTTGCGGCTTCCCGGGCCAAAGGCTCTACCATTATCGAAAACGCGGCCAAAGAGCCTGAGATTATAGATGTAGCCACTTTGCTTAATTCCATGGGCGCCATTATTAAAGGTGCCGGAACCGAAACGATACGAATTGAAGGCGTGCCGGAAATGCACGGATGCCGACACTCCATTATCCCCGACCGGATTCAGGCGGGTACCTACATGATCGCTGCGGCTGCTACACGCGGCAATGTACTTATTGACAATGTAATTCCCAAGCATCTGGAGGCGCTGACGGCCAAGCTGTTGGAAATGGGCGTCGAAGTCGAGGAACTCGATGAGAGTATCCGGGTTATCGGTAAGGCGGTCTACGAACCGGCCGATGTCAAGGCGCTCGTCTATCCCGGCTTCGCTACCGATCTGCAATCGCCGATGACCACGATGCTGACTCAGGCGAAGGGCGTAAGCGTGCTTAGCGACTTCGTCTACAGCAACCGCTTCAAGCATGTGCCGGAGCTGCTGCGCATGGGGGCGAAGATACGCGTTGAAGGAAGATCGGCCATTATTGAGGGTAACAAACTCAATGCGGCCAAAGTCAGAGCGGCCGACCTTAGGGCCGGCGCCGCGCTTGTCATTGCCGGACTGACCGTTGAAGACGGCATTACGGAAGTAACGGGGGTCGAGTATATCGACCGCGGTTACGACAATCTCGTACCCAATCTCCGTGAGCTGGGGGCCGAGGTTTGGCGGGAGGAAGAGTAG
- a CDS encoding CTP synthase codes for MTKYIFVTGGVVSSLGKGITAASLGRLLKNRGLKVTIQKFDPYINVDPGTMSPYQHGEVFVTDDGAETDLDLGHYERFIDINLSKNSNVTTGKVYSSVISKERRGEYLGGTVQVIPHITNEIKERVFRAGRETGSDVVITEIGGTVGDIESLPFLEAIRQIKSDIGRENVMYIHVTLIPYIKAAGEVKTKPTQHSVKELRSIGIQPNVIVCRTEYELSADMKAKIALFCDIDANAVVECRDASTLYEVPLNLRNEGLDEIVVNHLKLTTPAPDMSEWEAMLARINKLERNVEIAIVGKYVALHDAYLSVVESLSHAGFDANSEVNIRWVNAEEITNENVDEVLRGVGGILVPGGFGDRGIEGKITAIRYAREKGVPFFGICLGMQVSVIEYGRSILGLAGANSSEIDPATPYPVIDLLPEQKDIEDLGGTMRLGLYPCKLQPNSLAMSCYGDELVYERHRHRYEFNNSYRDQIEKAGLLISGTSPDGRLVEIVELPGHPWFLAVQFHPEFTSRPNRPQPLFREFVKASLAHAEQL; via the coding sequence TTGACAAAGTATATTTTTGTAACGGGTGGCGTAGTGTCCTCCCTGGGCAAGGGAATTACGGCCGCTTCGCTCGGCAGGCTGCTTAAAAACAGGGGTCTTAAGGTAACGATTCAGAAATTCGATCCGTACATTAATGTGGACCCGGGAACGATGAGTCCCTACCAGCACGGTGAGGTATTTGTTACGGATGACGGAGCGGAGACCGACCTTGACCTCGGGCACTACGAGCGTTTCATTGACATCAACCTGTCCAAGAACAGCAACGTCACGACAGGCAAAGTGTATTCTTCGGTGATCAGCAAGGAAAGGCGCGGCGAGTACCTGGGGGGCACGGTGCAGGTCATTCCCCATATTACGAACGAGATCAAAGAACGGGTATTCCGCGCGGGCCGCGAGACCGGCTCGGACGTTGTCATTACCGAGATCGGCGGCACCGTCGGCGACATCGAGAGTTTGCCTTTCCTTGAAGCCATCCGTCAAATCAAGAGCGATATCGGCCGTGAAAATGTAATGTATATCCACGTAACCCTCATTCCTTATATTAAGGCTGCGGGCGAAGTGAAGACGAAACCGACCCAGCACAGCGTAAAAGAGCTCCGCAGCATCGGGATTCAGCCGAATGTCATTGTCTGCCGTACGGAATATGAGCTTTCCGCGGACATGAAGGCCAAGATTGCCCTGTTCTGCGACATCGACGCGAATGCGGTTGTGGAATGCCGTGACGCCTCGACGCTCTATGAGGTTCCGCTTAATCTGCGCAACGAAGGTCTTGACGAGATCGTCGTCAACCACCTGAAGCTGACTACGCCGGCGCCGGATATGAGCGAGTGGGAAGCTATGCTTGCCCGCATCAACAAGCTGGAGCGCAACGTCGAGATCGCGATTGTCGGCAAATATGTGGCGCTGCACGACGCTTACCTCAGCGTGGTGGAGTCTCTTTCCCACGCAGGATTCGACGCTAATTCCGAAGTCAACATCCGCTGGGTGAACGCTGAAGAGATCACGAACGAGAATGTGGACGAGGTGCTTCGCGGCGTCGGCGGAATTCTGGTGCCCGGCGGCTTCGGCGATCGGGGCATCGAAGGCAAGATTACCGCGATCCGTTATGCCCGTGAGAAAGGTGTGCCTTTCTTCGGTATTTGCCTCGGTATGCAGGTATCCGTTATTGAATACGGCCGATCAATCCTGGGACTCGCGGGAGCGAACAGCTCGGAGATCGATCCGGCGACGCCGTACCCGGTCATCGACCTGCTTCCCGAACAGAAGGATATCGAGGACCTTGGGGGCACCATGCGTCTGGGACTTTATCCCTGCAAGCTTCAGCCGAATTCCCTGGCGATGTCCTGCTATGGAGATGAACTGGTGTATGAGCGCCACCGTCACCGGTACGAGTTCAACAACTCCTACCGCGATCAAATTGAAAAAGCAGGCCTGCTGATTTCCGGCACTTCCCCGGACGGCCGTTTGGTTGAGATCGTAGAGCTTCCGGGCCATCCGTGGTTCCTGGCGGTTCAGTTCCATCCGGAATTCACTTCCCGTCCAAACCGTCCGCAGCCGCTGTTCCGTGAATTTGTCAAAGCCTCGCTTGCTCACGCGGAGCAATTGTAG
- the rpmE gene encoding 50S ribosomal protein L31 — MQTAIQPKYNLVTVTCACGNTFEAGSVKQELRVEICSACHPFFTGKQKFLDAGGRVDRFKKKYGI; from the coding sequence ATGCAAACTGCAATTCAGCCGAAATATAATCTCGTAACCGTAACTTGCGCCTGTGGCAACACATTCGAAGCTGGTTCCGTGAAACAGGAGCTGCGCGTCGAAATTTGCTCCGCATGCCATCCGTTCTTCACTGGCAAGCAGAAGTTCCTGGATGCCGGCGGCCGCGTCGACAGATTCAAGAAGAAATACGGTATCTAA
- the rho gene encoding transcription termination factor Rho, with protein sequence MDLQISDLEEMKLTELYKLAKKYQIPYYGQMKKRELIFAILRAQAEQSGLMFMEGVLEILPEGYGFLRPINYLPSAEDIYISASQIRKFDLRTGDLVSGKCRTPKENERYFGLLQVNAVNGENPATAAERLHFPALTPLYPQDKLSLEATPTHLSTRIMDLLAPVGLGQRGLIVAPPKAGKTLLLKEIANSISSNNPEIELFVLLIDERPEEVTDMQRSVKGEVIASTFDELPENHIKVAELVLQRALRLVEHKKDVVILLDSITRLARAYNLVVPPSGRTLSGGIDPAAFHRPKRFFGSARNVEEGGSLTILATALIDTGSRMDDIIYEEFKGTGNMELHLDRKLAERRIFPAIDIRRSGTRREEVLLSKEELDTIWTIRKNMNDSYDFVENFIKKLRNTKTNAEFLASFDTSENKESASGTANSGGTSNSGASARRPMRAKAASVTTTT encoded by the coding sequence ATGGATCTTCAAATTTCCGACTTGGAAGAAATGAAGCTGACCGAGCTATACAAGCTGGCCAAGAAATACCAGATTCCTTATTATGGGCAGATGAAGAAGAGAGAATTGATTTTTGCCATTCTGCGTGCCCAGGCAGAGCAGAGCGGTCTGATGTTTATGGAGGGTGTGCTCGAAATTTTGCCGGAGGGCTACGGTTTTCTCAGACCGATCAACTACCTGCCGAGCGCGGAGGATATTTATATTTCGGCTTCGCAAATTCGTAAATTTGATCTCCGTACCGGAGATTTGGTATCCGGCAAGTGTCGAACGCCCAAGGAGAACGAGCGTTATTTCGGACTGCTGCAAGTCAATGCCGTCAATGGTGAGAATCCGGCCACTGCGGCCGAACGTCTTCACTTCCCGGCCCTTACGCCGTTATATCCTCAAGATAAGCTTTCGCTTGAAGCAACGCCTACCCATTTGTCCACCCGCATTATGGACCTGCTCGCGCCCGTTGGCCTGGGACAGCGCGGTTTGATTGTCGCTCCGCCCAAAGCCGGCAAGACGCTCCTGCTCAAGGAAATTGCCAACAGCATCTCCTCGAACAACCCTGAGATTGAACTGTTTGTCCTGCTGATTGACGAACGCCCCGAGGAAGTGACCGATATGCAGCGTTCCGTCAAAGGCGAAGTCATCGCCTCGACATTCGACGAGCTTCCCGAAAATCATATCAAGGTGGCGGAGCTGGTGCTTCAGCGGGCGCTTCGTCTCGTTGAGCATAAAAAAGACGTGGTCATTCTGCTGGACAGCATTACCCGGCTTGCGCGCGCCTATAATCTCGTTGTCCCTCCTTCCGGCCGTACGCTTAGCGGCGGGATCGACCCGGCGGCGTTCCACCGGCCGAAACGCTTTTTCGGCTCGGCGCGCAATGTCGAGGAAGGCGGCAGTCTGACGATTCTCGCGACGGCGCTCATTGATACCGGCTCGCGGATGGACGATATTATTTATGAAGAGTTCAAGGGCACAGGCAATATGGAGCTGCATCTTGACCGGAAGCTCGCGGAACGCCGCATTTTTCCGGCTATCGATATTCGCCGCTCCGGCACGCGCCGCGAAGAAGTGCTGCTAAGCAAGGAAGAGCTGGATACGATTTGGACGATTCGCAAGAACATGAACGATTCCTACGATTTTGTGGAGAACTTTATTAAGAAGCTTCGCAACACCAAGACAAACGCCGAGTTCCTGGCTTCATTCGATACATCCGAGAACAAGGAATCGGCTAGCGGGACCGCGAACAGCGGCGGGACGTCGAACAGCGGCGCCTCCGCGCGGCGCCCGATGCGCGCCAAGGCAGCTTCGGTCACAACTACAACCTAA
- the fba gene encoding class II fructose-1,6-bisphosphate aldolase, with protein MPLVSMTDMLNKALAGKYAVGQYNINNLEWTQAILGAAEEEKSPVILGVSEGAARHMGGFNTVVKMVEGLIQDMNITVPVTIHLDHGSSFEKCKAAIDAGFTSVMIDGSHHPIEENIEMTKQVVNYAHSKGASVEAEVGTVGGQEDDVIGGIMYAKLEECVAIVKETGVDALAPALGSVHGPYLGEPNLGFKEMEEVRDAVKIPLVLHGGTGIPKHDIDKAISLGTSKINVNTENQIAFAKVVREVLAAKPDAYDPRTFIAPGREAIKQTVIGKIREFGSNNKA; from the coding sequence ATGCCATTGGTATCGATGACAGACATGTTGAACAAAGCTCTTGCAGGAAAATACGCGGTTGGTCAATACAACATTAACAATCTTGAATGGACCCAAGCAATTTTGGGCGCAGCAGAAGAAGAGAAATCCCCAGTTATTCTTGGTGTATCCGAAGGCGCAGCGCGTCATATGGGCGGCTTCAACACCGTCGTTAAAATGGTAGAAGGTCTTATTCAGGACATGAACATTACGGTCCCTGTAACGATTCACCTTGACCATGGATCCAGCTTTGAGAAATGTAAAGCAGCCATCGACGCCGGATTTACTTCCGTTATGATCGACGGATCCCACCATCCGATTGAAGAAAATATCGAAATGACCAAGCAAGTCGTTAACTATGCGCATTCCAAAGGCGCTTCCGTAGAAGCCGAAGTAGGTACGGTTGGCGGACAGGAAGACGACGTTATTGGCGGCATTATGTACGCCAAGCTGGAAGAGTGCGTAGCTATCGTAAAAGAAACTGGCGTTGATGCCTTGGCTCCGGCGCTTGGTTCCGTACATGGACCTTACCTCGGCGAGCCTAACCTTGGATTCAAGGAAATGGAAGAAGTCCGTGACGCCGTTAAAATTCCGCTCGTTCTTCATGGCGGTACCGGTATTCCGAAGCATGACATTGACAAAGCGATCTCCCTCGGAACTTCCAAAATCAACGTAAACACCGAGAACCAAATCGCATTCGCCAAGGTTGTTCGCGAAGTGCTGGCAGCTAAACCGGACGCTTATGACCCTCGTACATTCATCGCACCAGGCCGCGAAGCTATCAAACAAACCGTTATCGGAAAAATCCGCGAATTCGGTTCCAACAACAAAGCTTAA